A region of Clostridium acetobutylicum ATCC 824 DNA encodes the following proteins:
- a CDS encoding SH3 domain-containing protein — protein MRKSKLTFIATFLILLFLSMPYKAHAASQTPITRADAEQRALTMINLNWTYSKSKNGVLPSAYSGSITAPSQFRGIENVVATGIPYCWGGFDGLNSSSYGESWTNFTDAVNKGAFVGNVKSSSYGHITGTAGLDCSGFVQATFNIKDYKLSTSTIFNQYFTKIDIKDIKHMDILNLPGNHVVIFDKWGTRNGVNGAYTYEATPDTTYGGIQGTKQYFMSMNTVSQYIPGRYVNIKEVAYVQVINASSLNIRTGPSTSYPIIGTISQNQIAEVTGYSSDGTWYKIKINGIEGYASSTYLTYVNN, from the coding sequence ATGAGAAAATCGAAATTAACCTTTATTGCTACTTTTTTAATTTTATTATTTTTATCCATGCCCTACAAGGCACATGCAGCATCTCAAACTCCAATAACAAGAGCTGATGCAGAACAAAGAGCCTTAACAATGATTAATCTAAATTGGACATACTCTAAATCAAAAAATGGAGTTTTGCCTTCTGCATACTCAGGAAGTATAACTGCACCTTCTCAATTTAGGGGTATTGAAAACGTTGTAGCTACAGGAATTCCTTATTGTTGGGGGGGCTTTGATGGTCTTAACTCTTCATCCTATGGTGAAAGTTGGACAAACTTTACAGATGCAGTAAATAAAGGTGCTTTTGTTGGCAATGTAAAATCATCTTCCTATGGTCACATAACTGGAACTGCTGGACTTGATTGTTCAGGCTTTGTACAAGCTACTTTTAACATCAAGGATTATAAACTATCTACCTCAACTATATTCAATCAATATTTCACAAAGATTGATATAAAGGATATAAAACACATGGATATCCTAAACCTTCCAGGCAACCATGTTGTTATATTTGATAAATGGGGAACTAGAAATGGAGTAAATGGTGCTTACACATATGAAGCTACTCCAGATACAACTTACGGTGGAATTCAAGGTACAAAACAATATTTCATGAGCATGAATACTGTTTCCCAATATATTCCTGGGAGATACGTTAATATAAAAGAAGTAGCCTATGTTCAAGTAATTAATGCTTCCTCTTTAAATATAAGAACAGGCCCTTCTACTTCATATCCAATAATCGGAACAATAAGTCAAAATCAAATAGCTGAGGTTACTGGATATTCATCTGATGGAACATGGTATAAAATAAAAATTAATGGTATAGAAGGATATGCTTCTTCAACATATCTAACTTACGTTAACAATTAA
- a CDS encoding ABC transporter permease, whose amino-acid sequence MKIMNEYTYNQIKKNKRHTISILVAITIASALLCSLCIFIYSMWSAKVTSTIQKSGYWQGKLKEDISGDKVKKIQKDSSVKTVMIKGDWVTAELSNTKSPYFLMRDADENFWNDMNLKNELIHGRLPKKSGEIVVSKLFFTDNPAYKIGDKLTLPIGNRMLNNKVLQTQAYKRLGETFKVKGTKTYTIVGELDISGISAYPGYIAMGYLNISHIKPNDKLTVYMRFNNPYEIYKTLPQIAEYVGLNKDKHGQYNVMYNTQLLNLYGISNNSDANTQFIIIMTIVIILFLLVMGTFILIIYNAFSLSANSRIKELSILKSLGATPKQIKYSVIYEGFLLWIIQLPIGLIVGYIFSYGVFSKVNGILSIEEDYNSIHVSFSFIVIVFSAVISLITVLISAYIPARKVAKVSAVSGIRQNMKMAKIKNHSMIKKIFGIKGELASSQASANKKSLRTATLSISICFILIAAYINIISIYNLANSKNGKIFSHDITLNLNTIDEPNEKMINKIISLPEVKDSVIRRQVRTSTYLESNQESKIFAKAGGFAGVDNKKYNVLKQNGRYRIIVNLVGLNDEAFKKYCKKIGTNSEKYYKKDATTGILLNSTQYKPDNSSEVKLLPLLNTKAGSKMLLYEKVEDNMQTNNKFKIKVGDVTGVCPSDIKTNRYNLALIIPVKNYKQIVGNFSSSRELEANIMSIDLLVGDKASPNVKKKLTQICNSYLGSQDFTIWSLVDEKHHEELIQKAISTSVFAVALMIGIIGIFNTFSTVSNNIRLHKKEFSMLRSVGVTPKGSNKMLGLEGLFFALKPIIIGIPVVFIICFYMLKLTSITWKEFMAVFQGTEISIYVIIIFASIFLSYWISSKSIKQNNIIEAMKDEVV is encoded by the coding sequence ATGAAAATAATGAATGAATACACCTATAACCAAATAAAAAAGAATAAAAGGCATACAATCTCTATATTAGTGGCTATAACAATTGCATCGGCCTTGCTATGTTCGCTTTGTATATTTATTTACTCTATGTGGAGTGCGAAGGTAACATCAACAATTCAAAAATCAGGTTATTGGCAAGGAAAATTGAAGGAGGATATATCTGGTGACAAGGTGAAAAAAATCCAAAAAGATTCATCTGTTAAAACTGTAATGATTAAAGGAGATTGGGTTACTGCTGAACTTTCTAATACAAAAAGTCCATATTTTTTAATGAGAGATGCAGATGAAAATTTTTGGAACGATATGAATTTGAAAAATGAGCTTATACATGGCAGGCTTCCTAAAAAAAGTGGGGAAATCGTGGTATCAAAATTATTTTTTACAGATAATCCTGCATACAAAATTGGTGATAAGCTGACACTTCCAATAGGAAATAGAATGTTAAACAATAAAGTACTTCAAACTCAAGCTTATAAAAGGTTAGGTGAAACATTTAAGGTAAAGGGAACTAAAACTTATACAATAGTTGGTGAGTTAGATATTTCGGGAATTTCAGCTTATCCAGGGTATATTGCAATGGGATATTTAAACATTTCACATATCAAACCGAATGACAAACTAACAGTTTACATGCGCTTTAATAATCCATATGAAATATATAAAACATTACCGCAAATTGCCGAGTATGTTGGATTAAACAAAGATAAACATGGTCAGTATAATGTTATGTATAATACTCAATTGTTAAATCTATATGGAATTAGTAATAACAGTGACGCAAATACCCAATTTATTATAATTATGACTATAGTGATAATTTTATTTTTACTAGTCATGGGCACGTTTATTCTTATTATTTATAATGCATTTTCACTATCTGCTAATAGCAGAATTAAGGAATTGAGTATTCTAAAAAGCTTAGGAGCAACACCAAAACAAATTAAATATTCTGTAATTTATGAAGGATTTTTATTATGGATTATTCAATTACCGATTGGTTTAATTGTAGGATATATTTTTAGTTATGGTGTATTTTCTAAAGTTAATGGAATTCTTAGTATTGAAGAAGATTATAATAGTATCCATGTTTCTTTCTCCTTCATAGTAATTGTTTTTTCGGCAGTTATTTCGTTAATTACTGTTCTAATTTCTGCTTATATTCCAGCAAGAAAAGTGGCAAAAGTGTCAGCTGTTTCTGGAATACGTCAGAATATGAAAATGGCAAAAATAAAAAATCATTCAATGATTAAAAAAATATTTGGTATAAAAGGTGAACTGGCAAGTTCTCAAGCTTCAGCTAATAAGAAAAGTTTACGTACAGCTACCTTATCTATTTCAATATGTTTTATTTTAATAGCAGCCTATATTAATATTATTTCAATATATAATTTGGCAAATTCTAAGAACGGCAAAATATTTAGTCATGATATTACTCTTAATTTAAACACTATTGATGAACCAAATGAAAAAATGATTAATAAAATTATATCTCTACCTGAAGTTAAAGATAGTGTAATTAGAAGGCAAGTACGTACTTCAACTTATTTAGAATCAAATCAGGAGTCAAAAATTTTTGCTAAAGCTGGTGGATTTGCCGGAGTTGACAACAAAAAGTACAACGTATTAAAACAAAATGGCAGATATAGAATTATAGTGAATTTGGTAGGATTGAATGATGAAGCCTTTAAGAAGTATTGCAAAAAAATTGGTACTAATTCTGAAAAATATTATAAAAAAGATGCAACAACAGGTATACTATTAAATAGCACACAGTATAAACCAGATAATTCTAGTGAGGTGAAACTATTACCTTTGTTAAATACAAAAGCTGGAAGTAAAATGCTTTTATATGAAAAAGTAGAAGATAATATGCAAACAAATAATAAATTCAAGATTAAAGTAGGTGATGTTACAGGGGTTTGTCCAAGTGACATAAAAACTAATAGATACAATTTAGCTTTAATTATTCCTGTGAAAAATTATAAACAGATAGTTGGTAATTTTTCATCAAGTCGTGAGCTTGAAGCTAATATAATGTCAATTGATTTATTAGTTGGGGATAAGGCAAGTCCAAATGTAAAGAAAAAGCTAACACAAATTTGTAATTCCTACTTAGGATCGCAGGATTTTACAATATGGAGCTTAGTAGACGAAAAGCATCATGAAGAGCTTATCCAGAAAGCTATTTCAACTAGCGTTTTTGCTGTTGCTTTAATGATTGGAATAATTGGTATTTTCAATACATTTTCAACTGTTTCAAATAATATTAGGCTTCATAAGAAAGAATTTTCTATGCTGCGATCAGTTGGAGTAACACCTAAAGGATCAAATAAAATGCTTGGCTTAGAAGGTTTGTTTTTTGCATTGAAACCAATTATTATTGGTATTCCAGTTGTATTTATCATTTGTTTTTATATGCTTAAGCTAACATCAATAACATGGAAAGAATTTATGGCTGTTTTTCAAGGTACAGAAATTTCAATTTATGTTATCATAATATTTGCCTCTATATTCTTGTCATATTGGATTTCTTCTAAATCAATTAAGCAAAATAATATTATAGAAGCAATGAAAGATGAAGTAGTATAA
- a CDS encoding ABC transporter permease, with product MLNVISSEFYKIFKSKIFYAISIILLAMNCISIFLKKSTLVTSKIKGQTLVTGFSSYRESYNADFVFYIILIFVVCLITAEYANGSIRQMACHGIARWKLVLGQYIAMSSIITIILLSFGILNLLTDTIFFRLGEVPIAAFIRMNIGMICMFWGVSGVGTFLSYFIKSVSVTIIVSMLLVVSCNLITNLLTLLTKNDVFTKYSLTNMRNTLINFNSKPEDVVKCSIIFVLIGIITLLASSLIFSKRDID from the coding sequence ATGCTAAATGTAATTTCTAGTGAATTTTATAAGATATTTAAAAGTAAAATTTTTTATGCCATATCAATTATACTCCTAGCAATGAATTGTATTTCTATATTTTTAAAGAAATCAACTCTTGTCACTTCTAAGATAAAAGGACAAACGTTAGTAACGGGATTTTCTAGCTATCGAGAATCCTACAATGCAGATTTTGTTTTCTATATTATCCTTATATTTGTGGTTTGTTTAATTACTGCTGAGTATGCAAATGGCAGCATACGGCAAATGGCCTGCCATGGAATTGCAAGATGGAAATTAGTTCTTGGACAGTATATAGCTATGTCTTCTATCATTACAATAATCTTATTAAGTTTTGGAATTTTAAATTTATTAACAGATACAATTTTCTTTCGATTAGGAGAAGTTCCTATAGCAGCATTTATTCGAATGAATATAGGAATGATTTGCATGTTTTGGGGTGTGTCCGGAGTTGGCACTTTTTTATCTTATTTTATAAAAAGTGTAAGCGTTACAATTATAGTTTCTATGTTATTAGTGGTAAGCTGCAATCTTATAACAAATTTACTTACTTTATTAACAAAGAATGATGTTTTTACAAAATACTCTCTTACAAATATGCGTAATACCCTAATTAATTTTAATTCAAAACCAGAAGATGTTGTGAAATGTTCAATTATATTTGTATTAATTGGGATAATTACACTTTTGGCATCTAGTTTAATATTCTCAAAAAGAGATATTGATTGA
- a CDS encoding sensor histidine kinase yields MKNIWMVTTFLFLFILVMLIFYHLYYRMNIKHITKQLKEIMNIKDTNELLTVVVKQRDIAQLVNQLNNLIGDIRRSRIKIKRLNRNFRQSITNISHDLRTPLTTASGYVQMLKASDLDKEQQEYLAIVLERQNMVKILLEQLFEYVRIESGEIIYKHIPIDAKKIFMDILVMYYDDFYKKGQEPSVHLPEKPCMIHGDEQGVKRIFSNVLFNAIVHGKGEYCFEIQEVGSSYVFTFYNLSEPMTEDDLDYIFERSYTKDKSRNKKTTGLGLTIAKEITKRLNGTIQAFYNNGKFSISISFPKI; encoded by the coding sequence ATGAAAAACATTTGGATGGTTACAACTTTTTTGTTCCTTTTTATACTTGTCATGCTTATTTTTTATCATTTATATTATCGCATGAATATTAAACATATTACCAAACAATTAAAAGAAATTATGAATATAAAAGATACCAATGAGCTTTTGACAGTAGTAGTAAAACAAAGAGATATTGCTCAGCTGGTTAATCAACTCAATAATTTAATAGGAGATATAAGAAGGTCTCGTATAAAAATTAAAAGATTAAACAGAAATTTCAGACAGAGTATAACTAATATTTCCCATGATTTACGTACACCATTAACAACTGCTAGTGGGTATGTTCAAATGCTTAAGGCAAGTGATTTAGATAAAGAACAACAGGAATATTTAGCAATAGTTCTGGAACGGCAAAACATGGTTAAGATATTACTGGAACAATTATTTGAATATGTACGTATAGAATCAGGAGAGATTATTTATAAACATATACCTATAGATGCGAAAAAAATTTTTATGGATATACTTGTTATGTATTATGATGATTTTTATAAAAAGGGACAAGAACCATCTGTTCATTTACCGGAAAAACCGTGCATGATACATGGAGATGAACAAGGAGTGAAAAGAATATTTTCAAATGTTTTATTTAATGCAATTGTACATGGTAAAGGAGAATATTGTTTTGAAATCCAGGAAGTAGGCAGTAGTTATGTGTTTACTTTTTATAATCTTAGTGAACCCATGACCGAAGATGATTTAGATTATATTTTTGAACGTTCTTATACAAAGGATAAATCTAGAAATAAAAAGACTACAGGATTAGGACTTACAATAGCTAAAGAAATTACAAAACGGTTGAATGGAACAATACAAGCTTTTTATAATAATGGCAAGTTTTCAATATCTATTTCATTTCCTAAAATTTAA